Proteins from a single region of Ischnura elegans chromosome 2, ioIscEleg1.1, whole genome shotgun sequence:
- the LOC124173971 gene encoding uncharacterized protein LOC124173971 produces the protein MECVADVWRLPMEIPGRPCWPSGSNSQPPGQRNHSQQPILKKTPSDPTETFEGDPIGNGFIPSSTRLDTCAEPPLSSTGPPSSSLNMRRPGVDECCGGGGSDPSSDPSRRRKAPVISRPESLDLIWPIPGFADVPDSTVRREALELLSSDGRKSSRGSSSFDFPPLSEALRSLATHSLEEGGRYRWADGPSWPGLVGDWVARAASRRQSRASSSGRRSSSFFCSPRARSWEGGCGAGSDGGGCGGGALPRDCRCLCCARCLSTSLSHHGGGEDEEEEEEEEEEEVTSNNGEEEISRLPSTAGRLNLLEYARGVYRVSRRSWSASEAFGSDDTLTPRVEMISGGAGGYGEEATARMGTAAVDEGEKHLLGIVPSSSGSAKDRRRVGSGGSDEGCCLTTPTAVRSGEALLAVGRSGSSGSSPSPSSQRRRRAHRRSHRRQESERGSSAESGGDESETGGMMKNCVVGVRCLKDPFGEQGCSEQGSSAAEDFGCAKAEAASLGVLEGGVLHPQMRYAEGAEDDGCGESAEARRRSRRQAAIAWRSQRCSSSDSAVVLAASDDERLDKVPSNIPNPTRCSLGVEVPEGVELRRASEESGSSTVFWRTPSVVVSDYSDDLHPVHYLSDLDFMTEGGGGLSGAQQASGAASGEDAWGLGWQEARWKRASSEECSSTCSSIGGAGGSVCLEVLEGVVCVDGRKVSDCSTCSTLSGDDEAACDARLESVKTKSTKVSECLLSRSKTTQAARVILQYYV, from the exons TGTCGCAGACGTGTGGAGGCTTCCCATGGAAATACCCGGAAGGCCGTGCTGGCCGTCAGGATCGAACTCACAACCCCCAGGGCAGAGGAATCACTCGCAGCAACCTATCTTGAAGAAGACGCCCTCGGACCCGACTGAAACGTTCGAGGGTGACCCAATCGGTAACGGTTTCATCCCGAGTAGCACTCGCCTTGACACCTGCGCTGAGCCGCCGCTCTCCTCCACGGGCCCCCCCTCATCCAGCCTCAACATGCGACGCCCTGGGGTCGACGAGTGCTGCGGAGGCGGTGGTTCCGACCCCTCCAGCGACCCCTCTCGTCGCCGCAAGGCGCCCGTCATCTCCCGCCCGGAGTCCCTGGATCTCATCTGGCCCATCCCCGGCTTCGCGGACGTGCCCGACTCGACCGTCCGCAGGGAGGCGCTCGAGTTACTCTCCTCCGACGGAAGGAAGAGCAGTCGCGGCTCCTCCTCCTTCGACTTCCCGCCGCTGTCGGAGGCTCTCCGCTCCTTGGCGACGCACAGCCTGGAGGAAGGCGGCCGGTACCGCTGGGCCGACGGACCCTCGTGGCCGGGCCTCGTGGGCGACTGGGTGGCGCGGGCCGCGAGCCGCCGACAGAGCCGCGCCTCGAGCAGCGGACGCCGCTCCTCGTCCTTCTTCTGCTCCCCGCGCGCCCGCAGCTGGGAGGGCGGGTGCGGCGCGGGGAGCGACGGCGGCGGGTGCGGTGGCGGCGCCCTCCCGCGGGATTGCCGGTGTCTGTGCTGCGCGCGGTGCCTCTCCACCTCGCTATCGCACCACGGCGGAggggaggacgaggaggaggaagaggaggaggaggaagaggaagtgaCGTCGAACAACGGGGAGGAGGAGATATCTCGGCTTCCGTCCACCGCGGGGCGGCTGAACCTGCTCGAGTACGCGCGCGGTGTTTACAGAGTGAGTCGGAGGTCGTGGTCCGCCTCGGAGGCCTTCGGCAGCGACGACACCCTCACGCCCAGGGTCGAGATGATCAGTGGCGGGGCTGGTGGGTACGGGGAAGAGGCGACCGCTCGAATGGGCACAGCAGCGGTCGATGAGGGCGAGAAACACCTCCTCGGGATCGTCCCCTCTTCGTCGGGGTCGGCCAAGGATCGTCGGAGGGTGGGCAGTGGAGGGTCAGACGAGGGGTGCTGCCTGACCACGCCCACCGCCGTCCGCTCCGGGGAGGCGCTGCTGGCGGTGGGCCGCTCCGGGTCCTCCGGCTCCTCGCCCTCGCCGTCGTCGCAAAGGCGCCGGAGGGCGCACCGCCGGAGTCACCGGAGGCAGGAGAGCGAGAGGGGGAGCAGCGCGGAGAGCGGGGGGGACGAGTCGGAGACTGGAGGGATGATGAAAAACT GTGTCGTTGGAGTTCGCTGTTTGAAGGATCCGTTCGGGGAGCAGGGGTGCAGTGAGCAGGGGTCGTCGGCCGCGGAGGATTTCGGGTGCGCCAAGGCGGAGGCTGCTTCCCTGGGTGTGCTGGAGGGAGGGGTCTTGCACCCGCAGATGCGGTACGCCGAGGGTGCGGAGGACGACGGGTGCGGCGAGAGCGCGGAGGCGCGGCGGAGGAGCCGAAGACAGGCCGCCATCGCGTGGCGCTCGCAGCGGTGCAGCAGCTCCGACTCGGCCGTCGTTTTGGCGGCCAGCGATGATGAGCGACTGGACAAGGTCCCCTCGAACATCCCTAACCCCACAAG GTGCTCGTTGGGCGTGGAGGTGCCGGAGGGAGTCGAACTGAGGAGGGCCAGCGAGGAGAGCGGCTCGTCCACCGTGTTCTGGCGCACGCCTTCCGTGGTGGTGAGCGATTATTCGGACGACCTCCACCCCGTCCACTATCTCTCGGACTTGGACTTCATGACCGAGGGCGGAGGCGGTTTGAGCGGCGCGCAGCAGGCTTCGGGTGCGGCGAGTGGCGAGGACGCCTGGGGTCTGGGCTGGCAGGAGGCGCGGTGGAAGCGGGCCTCGTCGGAGGAGTGCAGCAGCACGTGCAGCAGCATCGGGGGTGCGGGCGGGAGCGTGTGTCTGGAGGTGCTGGAGGGCGTGGTGTGCGTGGACGGGCGGAAGGTGTCCGACTGCAGCACTTGCAGCACCCTCAGCGGGGACGACGAAGCCGCGTGCGACGCGAGACTCGAGTCCGTCAAGACCAAGTCAACCAAGGTGAGTGAGTGCCTCCTCTCGCGATCTAAGACGACACAAGCAGCTCGCGTCATCCTACAGTATTACGTATAA